One window of Streptococcus suis genomic DNA carries:
- a CDS encoding aminoacyltransferase, which yields MTLRVITEQEFQAHIDQAKSQLFEQSPEMASLLKKRGYEVTILGYEVEGDLKVSAILFSTPIAGGLHMELHNGPICTDETYLQDFYKGLQHFAKKMQAIELKVKPYQSLQEFDTNGNPTTDINHTIIDQLTSIGYHHQGLHVGYSTGDWYYIKDLTGLTQENLFQSFSKKGKPLIKKAKTFGISIRKLERDQLALFQKITVATSDRRDFNDKPLEYYEYLYDSFGDKAEFLVASLNFKNYLDNLAREQGGLSGKIDQLQADLLQNPTSEKKQNQLRELKSQYETFEIRKEEARNMIEKYGQQDVPLCASLFVYLKKEAYYLNSGSYPEFNKFYAPAILQEHVMLEAIKRGCQSYNFLGISGQFDGSDGVLRFKQNFNGYIKRTPGVFMYYPNPLKHSLIQVVKKVLGRY from the coding sequence ATGACATTAAGAGTAATCACTGAACAAGAATTTCAAGCCCACATTGATCAAGCAAAATCCCAACTTTTTGAGCAATCTCCAGAAATGGCCAGTCTGTTAAAAAAGCGGGGCTATGAAGTGACCATCCTAGGTTATGAAGTAGAAGGAGATTTGAAAGTATCCGCTATCTTATTTAGCACTCCAATTGCTGGTGGACTCCATATGGAACTTCACAATGGACCTATTTGTACTGATGAAACCTATCTTCAGGATTTTTATAAGGGATTACAACACTTCGCAAAAAAAATGCAGGCTATTGAACTCAAGGTAAAACCCTACCAATCCCTACAGGAATTTGATACCAATGGCAATCCAACTACGGACATCAATCATACCATCATTGACCAATTAACCTCTATTGGATACCATCATCAAGGATTACATGTCGGCTATTCTACAGGGGATTGGTACTACATCAAAGATCTGACCGGTCTAACTCAAGAAAATCTATTTCAATCTTTTAGTAAGAAAGGGAAGCCACTCATAAAGAAAGCTAAAACATTTGGCATCTCCATTCGTAAGTTAGAGCGGGATCAATTGGCACTTTTCCAAAAAATAACGGTTGCAACTTCCGATAGACGAGATTTTAATGACAAACCGTTAGAATATTATGAGTACCTATATGATAGTTTCGGTGATAAGGCAGAGTTTCTTGTCGCTAGCTTGAATTTCAAGAACTATTTAGACAATTTGGCTCGAGAACAAGGGGGGCTATCAGGCAAGATCGATCAACTCCAAGCTGACCTGCTCCAAAATCCAACTTCAGAAAAAAAGCAAAATCAATTACGCGAACTCAAGAGTCAGTATGAAACATTTGAAATCCGTAAAGAAGAAGCACGAAACATGATAGAAAAATATGGGCAACAAGATGTCCCACTTTGTGCAAGCCTTTTTGTCTACCTAAAAAAGGAAGCCTACTATCTCAATAGTGGTTCCTATCCTGAATTTAATAAATTCTATGCGCCAGCAATACTTCAAGAACATGTAATGCTTGAAGCTATCAAGCGCGGATGCCAGTCCTATAACTTCTTAGGGATAAGTGGACAGTTTGATGGAAGCGATGGTGTGCTACGATTTAAGCAGAATTTTAACGGCTATATTAAACGTACACCCGGAGTATTCATGTACTATCCAAATCCACTTAAGCACAGTCTCATTCAAGTTGTCAAGAAAGTTTTAGGTCGATATTGA
- a CDS encoding aminoacyltransferase, which translates to MSKQFYEQSPQMATHLRKRGYTVQILAYVVEKEIQISAIVYSQPIAGGYRMELHNGPIVTDSAYLHDFFKQLQDFAKTNNVIELVVKPYIPYQYFDSQGTPTSEPNDLFIEQLTSIGYTHSGLQRGFDSGDWYYLKDLSQLDSKTLLPSFNKNGQQLVKKARGMGIQIEKLPKERLELFKAITNETAERNGFLDKDLEYYHCIFDAFGEDASFLSASIDFQEYLNILLNEKADYEQHQNQIISDFGAAPTGKKQKSKLANLNEQLRKIKETIEEVNRIIEKHGNGVTPLAVGLFAYLDKEAYYLHSGSSPEFCHFPAPSLLQEFVMLEAIKRGCQTYNFLCFSGQFDGKDGVLRFKQNFNGYIMRTPGVFTYLPRPYKYQFYRLIKKLLRRL; encoded by the coding sequence ATATCAAAACAATTTTACGAACAATCACCCCAAATGGCGACTCATTTACGGAAAAGGGGATATACGGTACAAATTCTTGCCTACGTAGTCGAAAAGGAGATACAGATTTCTGCGATTGTGTACAGTCAGCCAATTGCAGGTGGCTATCGAATGGAGCTACACAATGGTCCCATTGTAACCGACAGCGCCTACTTGCACGATTTTTTTAAACAACTCCAGGATTTTGCAAAAACAAACAATGTGATTGAATTGGTTGTCAAACCCTATATCCCATATCAATACTTTGACAGTCAAGGTACACCAACTTCTGAACCAAATGATCTCTTCATCGAACAACTGACTAGTATTGGTTACACACACTCGGGTTTGCAGAGAGGATTTGATAGTGGCGATTGGTACTACCTTAAGGACCTTTCTCAACTTGATTCTAAAACCCTGCTGCCTTCCTTTAACAAAAACGGTCAACAGCTAGTAAAAAAAGCTAGAGGGATGGGAATTCAGATTGAAAAATTGCCAAAAGAACGGTTAGAACTTTTTAAAGCGATCACTAATGAAACAGCCGAACGAAACGGCTTTTTAGACAAGGATCTAGAGTATTACCACTGTATTTTTGATGCCTTCGGAGAAGATGCCTCATTCCTAAGCGCCTCAATCGATTTTCAAGAATACCTCAACATATTATTAAACGAAAAAGCAGACTATGAACAGCACCAAAACCAAATCATATCTGATTTTGGTGCTGCCCCAACCGGAAAAAAACAAAAAAGTAAACTAGCTAATCTTAACGAGCAACTTCGTAAAATCAAAGAAACTATTGAAGAGGTCAATCGTATTATTGAGAAACATGGAAATGGAGTGACCCCACTAGCAGTAGGACTTTTCGCTTATCTCGACAAGGAAGCCTACTATTTACATAGCGGATCCTCTCCTGAATTTTGTCATTTTCCTGCACCTTCCCTTTTACAAGAATTCGTCATGTTGGAAGCCATAAAACGCGGTTGCCAAACGTATAATTTTCTTTGTTTTAGCGGTCAGTTTGACGGTAAAGACGGCGTCCTACGCTTTAAACAGAATTTTAATGGCTATATCATGAGAACACCTGGTGTTTTTACTTACTTGCCTAGACCCTATAAGTATCAATTCTATCGATTGATCAAAAAACTATTGCGACGCTTGTAA
- a CDS encoding polysaccharide biosynthesis protein — protein sequence MSQTQKQLTQKDQMLRGTFWSTISDFISRLLGALYIIPWYYWMGQFANEANALFSMGYNIYATILLFSTSGINVALSKQIARYSVQNQTETIAALINGFLKLMVVSGLFFSTLMYFTSPLLSEGMGLGHDLVPILHSLCLSVLVFPAMSTIRGIFQGYANLKPNALSQIWEQIIRVIWMLLTTYMIMQAGNGDYKVAVMQSTLAAFIGMVASVIVLLYFLKKEGLFHLLKKPKTSTLEIDVTSLVIETFKEAIPFIIIGSAIQAYQLIDQMTYIRVMESVTNFDVKRLMVLYSYMSANPNKIVMILISIVNSIGGISIPLLTANFLKKDHEASASLLQHNIKLMNLFIIPALTGALLLSNELYTIFYSQPESIALQLFNHALIQTLFLSVYGLLSPTLLAFFEGKRAISYFLIGIIVKLILQIPFIYLFHSNGPLAATSLASLTAIILMYRRIHQLVGLDQSRLIKHLIQVLFATILMGTLVFLGRIGLDLFLIGTGKLTMLIKLVLLSGIGVLTYGYLTLRSQILDDILGTKANSLRRKFNITPK from the coding sequence ATGTCACAAACACAAAAACAACTTACACAAAAAGATCAAATGCTTCGTGGAACTTTTTGGTCCACAATCAGTGATTTCATTAGCAGATTACTCGGAGCACTGTATATTATTCCATGGTATTATTGGATGGGCCAATTTGCAAATGAAGCAAATGCCCTCTTTTCCATGGGTTATAATATTTATGCAACCATCCTACTTTTTTCAACATCAGGTATAAATGTCGCGCTTTCTAAACAAATTGCGCGCTACAGTGTACAGAATCAAACCGAAACAATTGCAGCATTGATAAATGGCTTTTTGAAACTAATGGTTGTCTCTGGCCTCTTCTTTTCCACCTTGATGTACTTCACTTCTCCACTATTATCTGAAGGTATGGGACTCGGGCACGATTTAGTCCCAATTCTCCATAGTCTATGCCTTTCAGTCCTTGTATTCCCAGCAATGTCAACGATTCGTGGGATATTTCAGGGCTATGCCAATTTGAAACCAAATGCACTTAGTCAAATATGGGAACAAATTATTCGCGTCATCTGGATGTTACTGACCACATATATGATTATGCAAGCGGGCAATGGAGACTATAAAGTTGCAGTTATGCAATCAACATTGGCAGCATTTATTGGTATGGTCGCCAGTGTTATCGTATTGCTTTATTTCCTAAAAAAAGAAGGACTTTTTCACCTTCTAAAAAAACCAAAAACGTCTACATTGGAAATTGATGTTACATCCTTAGTAATTGAAACCTTTAAAGAAGCTATTCCATTTATCATTATCGGATCTGCTATCCAAGCCTACCAGTTGATTGATCAAATGACCTATATACGAGTGATGGAATCCGTAACAAACTTTGATGTCAAACGGTTAATGGTTCTCTACTCCTATATGTCGGCCAATCCCAATAAAATTGTCATGATTTTAATTTCAATTGTCAATTCAATAGGTGGTATTAGCATCCCACTTTTAACGGCTAATTTCTTGAAAAAAGATCACGAAGCTTCCGCTAGTTTATTGCAACACAATATAAAATTGATGAATCTGTTCATTATCCCAGCTCTTACTGGTGCCCTGCTCCTTTCAAATGAGCTTTATACGATTTTCTATTCCCAACCTGAATCAATCGCCCTGCAATTATTCAACCATGCACTAATTCAGACATTATTCTTATCCGTGTATGGACTTTTATCACCAACTCTATTAGCATTTTTCGAAGGCAAGCGAGCGATTAGTTACTTCCTTATTGGTATCATCGTAAAACTTATTTTACAGATTCCATTCATCTACCTATTTCATTCAAATGGTCCCCTTGCAGCTACTAGTTTGGCTTCCTTAACCGCCATCATTCTTATGTATCGCCGTATCCACCAGTTGGTGGGGCTTGATCAAAGCCGACTCATAAAGCACCTTATCCAAGTTCTATTTGCCACAATCCTAATGGGAACACTTGTCTTCCTTGGGAGAATTGGTCTGGATTTATTCCTAATCGGTACTGGAAAACTAACCATGTTGATTAAACTAGTGCTCTTATCTGGTATTGGTGTTCTTACTTACGGCTACCTAACTCTAAGATCACAGATTCTTGATGATATTCTTGGGACGAAGGCAAATTCTCTACGAAGAAAATTCAACATTACACCCAAATAA